The Litorilinea aerophila genome includes a window with the following:
- a CDS encoding helix-turn-helix transcriptional regulator — protein MHAVRKQILEILKEREGATVAELAQALDMAPVSVRHHLDVLQGDNLICVDRLERKGHVGRPQQVYALTPEANEHFPDNFAALAAGLVRQLKAILPPDEVDKAFRALARRFAAELAADELAALSLEERLGQVTQFLRERGYLARWEVELEEDDTRPGRYLLHKYNCPYAGVSADHRELCLMDQELINELMGQTCRRIRSMVEDGHCCTYEICIAGDSPEQTEGVARSEIMLMA, from the coding sequence GTGCACGCAGTTCGCAAGCAGATCCTGGAAATTTTGAAAGAACGGGAAGGGGCCACCGTTGCCGAGTTGGCCCAGGCGCTGGATATGGCGCCGGTCTCGGTGCGCCACCATTTGGACGTGCTGCAGGGAGATAACCTGATCTGTGTGGACCGCCTGGAGCGCAAGGGACATGTGGGGCGGCCGCAACAGGTCTATGCCCTCACCCCAGAAGCCAACGAACATTTCCCAGACAATTTCGCCGCCCTGGCTGCCGGGTTGGTCCGCCAGTTGAAGGCCATCCTCCCCCCCGATGAGGTGGATAAGGCCTTCCGTGCATTGGCCCGGCGTTTTGCCGCGGAGTTGGCCGCGGATGAGCTGGCCGCCCTCTCCCTGGAGGAGCGGCTGGGGCAGGTCACCCAGTTTTTGCGCGAGCGGGGGTACCTGGCTCGCTGGGAGGTGGAACTGGAAGAGGATGATACCCGGCCCGGCCGCTACCTGCTCCACAAATACAACTGTCCCTACGCCGGCGTTTCAGCCGATCACCGGGAGCTTTGCCTGATGGATCAGGAGCTGATCAACGAGCTGATGGGGCAAACCTGCCGGCGCATCCGCTCCATGGTGGAAGATGGGCATTGCTGTACCTACGAAATCTGCATTGCCGGAGATTCCCCCGAACAAACGGAAGGAGTGGCCCGCAGCGAGATCATGCTCATGGCATAG